The genomic DNA TCTCGGCGACCAGTTCGTCCGCCTTGTCGCTCAGTCCCAGCGCCTGGCCAGTCATCCGGGCGGTGTCCTGCCAGGAGGTGCCCCAGGCAGCGTCCGGGTAGGCGACCACGGGAGCAATCTTGGCCAGCTTGTCGTAGTCCTCCTGGGAGAGCCCGGAGTACGCGGCGAGGATGACATCGGGGTTGGTTGCGGCAACGTCGTCGAAGGCGATGCCGTCAGCCTCGGAGTACTGCGCCGGGGCATTGTCCGAGCCGATCGGCGCGTCCAGTTCTTCCAGCGCCTCGTCGATCCAGGGTGTGGTTCCCTGCTCATTGCCGCCGAACTCGATCAGCGGCATGCCCACCGGAACCACGCCGAGGGCCAGGGCTGTTTCAGCGTTGGCCCAGGACACAGCGGCTACCCGCTCCGGCGCCTCTTCAATGACGGTCTCACCGAAGGCATGTTCAATGGTGACGGGGAACTGATCGGCGGCGGCAGCGCTGCCGGTCGATTCGTTTTCCCCGGAGGCACCCGTGGAGCAGGCGGAGAGGGAGAGGACGGCGACGGCGGCCGCGGCAGCGGCGCGGCGCATCCGGGACAGGGCCATAGGGGGCTCCTTGTAATGAGAATTCACTGTTAACGGACGAAGCGGATCCACTCAGGCGTGGACCCAAAAGTAAGGTTAGCCTAGGTTGAGCCCAATTACGCAACGCTAACGTTGCGTAATGTGCCACGCACCCGAATGAGTCCCGATTCAGGGCCTCGCGCGGGCCATCCGCCGCAGGTCCGCTCCCGCATCCGCCAGTGCCGCAGGATCGACAGCTCGCCCCGACTCGATCAGCCTCCGGGCCGCACGGACGCTGGTTCCGGCGTCGACGGCGGCCACTCCGGCCAGCGTCCCGTCATCGGCCACACGGAACGTCATAAAACCGGGGCCGGGTGCCCCGCGCAATATTGTCCGGCCCGGCACTGAAAGGCTGCCTGCCACTTCAAGGTGCACGCCGTAACGGTCGGACCAGAACCAGTCCGCGCCGGGGGCGGGCGGTGCGTCTGCAAGGATTCCGGCCGCCGCTGCCTCGCCGGTCCGCCTGGCGGCATCCCAGTGCTCGAAGTGCCGTCCGGACAGGCTGCCGCCACCCCTCAGGCGTGCCGAGTCGCCGGCGGCGAAGACCCGGGGATGCGAAGTGCGGCCTGCCCGGTCCACCAGAATGCCGCCGTCCACCTCCAACCCGGCGTCCTCGGCAAGTGCGGTGACCGGCTCACCACCCACGGCCACAAGCACCGCTGTCGCCGTCAGCCTGCGGCCGTCTTCCAGATCCACCGAAAGGGCACGGCCATCCGCCGCGATTCCCACTGCCCGGCCCCGGACATAGCCGGTGCCGTGCGCTGCGTGCAGACCGTGCAGGTATCCAGCCATCTCCGGCCCCACCGCCCGCTCAAAGGGGAGCTCCGCCGGGTCCACCAGTGTCACTTCGGCCCCCAGACCGCGCGCCGTCGCAGCGGTTTCGGCACCGATCAGCCCCGCTCCGAGGATAACCAGCCGGGCCTCCGGCCCCATCAGTGCACGCAATTGCCCGGCATCCCCTGCAGTGCGCAGCGTCAGGACGCCGGGAAGGTCCATGCCTGGCAGTGGCAGGCGGCGGGCACGCGCTCCGGTGGCCAGCAGCACCACGTCGGCCGCCTGCTCCTGGCCCGAGGAAAGTGTCAGGACAGATTCAGCGCTTCCGGGATTAAGCTTGCAGACGCTCTCCGCGAGCAGTTCAACGCCGTTGTCTGCATACCACCGCGCCGGCGCCAGCTGCAGCCGTTCCCGGTCCAGGCTGCCGGCGAGGAAGGCCTTGCTCAGCGGCGGGCGGTCGTATGGCAGTCCGTCCGGATCCACCAGTTGGAGCGTGCCGGCATACCCTCGGCGGCGAAGCTCACGGACCGCACTGAATCCGGCTATGCCGCCGCCTACCACCGCCACCGAGGCGGGGCCTGCCGCCTCGCTCAAGCGTCCTGCGGCGTCTCGTTGGGGTACAGCCATACTTGGTCTTCGCGCACTTCCACGCGGTGCGCCTTGGCATTCACCATCGCCGGCAGGCACAGTGCTTCACCGGTGCGCAGGCAGAACCGTGCCGAGTGGATGGGGCACTCCACCTCGTCGCCTTCGATCCAGCCTTCGGCCAGAGAGGCTTCTTCGTGCGTGCAGGTGTCGTTCAGGGCGTAGAAGCGGCCGTTGTCGCTGTGGAACACTGCAATGTCATCAGCGGTGCCGGCCTTTTCGGCATCCACCACCAGGGCCTCGCCCTCGCTTATTTCATCGACATCGGCAACGCGGATACCCTCGCTCATGCCATTTCCTTCCCCGGCGCCATGCCACTAACGTGTTGTGCTGCTCTTACCTCAACACGTTACCCCGGTCCGGCCTGCTCCCCGGCGGGGACCGTCGGGGAGGATCCGTTCCCGACGCTTTCCGGCCGCAGTACCATGGCTTCCTGCGTTGTGGCCCCGGGCTCAAGGCTTCGAATCAGCGTGATCAGCTCCGCCCTCAGTTCCGGACCGATCCCGACGGTGGAATTATCCTGTTCGAGGTTCTCCGCGTCGGCCAGCAGCTTCTGCCCGCGCTCGGAGATGGCCATCAACCGGCCGCTTTTCCCCGCAGCGATGGCCACCTCTTCCACGAGGCCCTGCCCCGCCATACTCACCAGCGCCGTCCCCAGTGTCTGCGCCGTGACGCGCAGACGCCGGGCCAGCTCCGCCCGGCGCATGGGCCCGTCCACCAGCAGGACCCGCAGAACGGTGACCCGCTCCTGCGTCAGGCCCACGGCCCGCAGCTTGTTGTCCACTTGGCGCCTTACCAGCCGTGCGGCGGTTGAGAGCAGCCGCACGGGTTCCCAGTCCCCCTCGTTCTGCATCATCCTGCTTCCCTGATACGTCGTCGGTAAGCGATCCAGCTCGTCTGAAACAATCAGCGTGCTTACTATTTCAACGTGACCAGGGGTGTGCTTGTCAAGCCGGGTGGGGGTTACCGGGCCGCCCACTCGCGGAAGGCGCGCACGGCATCCCCGCCGCCTTCAATGCTCACATTCGCCGCTGCACGCCGGCCCATGGCATGAAGCGCCAGCTCCACCACGTCGGCAGAAACCAGCACCGAGGGCGACCCGGCCTTGACCCGGCGCCGCCCGAACCCGGGCAGGGCAAGCTCAACGCCGACCGGGCTGCTGCGATAGCCCATCCGGGCCATCATGCCCAGCTGCTTCCACAGCGCCTGCTGCTGCCCGGCCGGCAGCTGGCGTGCGGCGGCCGCCCCTGCCCCGCGCCGGATGTCCTCGTGATGGATGACGTATTCCACCAGGTTGGCTGCGTCTGTCCGGAAAGGTGACAACCGGCCCGGCCCCGCAGCGAACCTGTCCACCAGCGCTGCGTAGCCCTGCGGGGTGCCGGCGGCATTGGCCTCGGCCCCCAGGTTTTTCTCCTGTCCGGGTTTGGGCCGGCGGGCCACGTCGGCGGCAATCCGCCACGGAGCATGTTCCCGGAGCACCAGATGCGCCAGCAGCCTGCGAACGTCCCACCCTTCACACAGGGTTGGCGCGAAGGGGTCCGTCTCCCGCAGCGTCCGGACCAATTGCGCGCGTTCCGTTTCCACCCATGCCATGACTGTCTCCTTCGGATTGGTCTGCCGGGATACTCGCATCCGTTCCAGCGGATTTCCACGGCAATACGGTCTGCGCCCCACATTAGCCGCGAACCCCCTTTACCCTTACCTACCGCGGCGTAGCATGGTCCCCACAGCGAGCCGAGGCTGCGAGCACGGTGCGGCCCTGAACGAGGAGAAATCCCATGAGTGCCACCGATATCCAGGATGCCCAGGACGCCGGCCGAAACGGCAGTGCCCGCAAAATCAAGGACCGTGTCGTCACCGAGCAGGATGCACGCAATGCCACCGAAGCGGCCCGGGACACCGGTGAATCCCGGCCGAGTTTTGCCAAGGGCATTTATCTCGGCAACTACAACCTGGACCTGATCCGGTCCCTGCCCGACGCCGACCCGGACGAGGAAGCCCGCGCCGAGCTGTTTCTGGAAGCGCTCACCGAATACTGCCGGACCCTGGACGGCCGGCTGATCGAGCGCACGGGCGTCATTCCCGACGAGTACCTGCGCGGTCTGGCAGACCTGGGCGTTTTCGGCATCAAGATCCCCCGGCGCTACGGCGGACTCGGCCTGTCGCTGCTGCACTACGGCCGGGCACTGATGATCCTCGGCACGGTACACCCCAGCATGGGCGCACTGGTCTCCGCGCACCAATCCATCGGCGTGCCGGAACCGGTGAAGGTCTTCGGCAATGACGCGCAGAAAGAGGAGTACCTGCCCCGCTGCGCCGCCGGAGCGGTAACCGCCTTCCTGCTCACCGAGCCCGACGTCGGCTCCGACCCGGCACGGCTGCGGACCACGGCCATCCCGTCGGAGGACGGCAGCGAGTACATCATTGACGGCGTGAAGCTGTGGACCACCAACGGCGTGATCGCAGAACTGGTGGTGGTAATGGCCGCCGTCCCGCCGCACGGCGGGAACAAGGGCGGCATCAGCGCATTTGTCGTCGAGATGTCCTCCCCCGGGATCACCGTGGAAAACCGCAACAACTTCATGGGGCTGCGCGGCATTGAGAACGGGGTTACCCGCTTCACCAATGTGCGTGTCCCGGCGGCAAACCGGTTGGGCCGGGAGGGACAGGGGCTGAAGATCGCCCTCACCACGCTGAACACCGGCAGGCTGTCGATCCCTGCCATGTGCGCGGCGGCGGGCAAGTGGTCGCTGAAGATTGCCCGCGGCTGGGCCGGGGCACGTGAACAGTGGGGCCGGCCCATCGGCCGGCACGAGGCCGTTGCCAAGAAGCTCGCCTACATCGCGTCGACCAGCTTCGCCCTCGAAGCGGTCTTCGAACTCTCCGCCGAGCTGGCGGACGCCGGCACCAAGGACATTCGGATCGAAGCGGCCCTCGCCAAGCTCTGGGCCAGCGAGATGGCCTACAACATTGCCGATGAGCTGGTTCAGGTGCGCGGCGGCCGGGGGTTCGAGACGGCCGATTCCCTTGCAGCCCGGGGCGAGCGCGCCGTCCCGGCGGAACAGCAGCTGCGGGACCTGCGCATCAACCGGGTTTTCGAAGGGTCAACGGAAATCATGCACCTGTTCATCGCCCGCGAAGCGGTGGATGCCCACCTCACGGCCGCCGGGGATCTGGCGGTGGCCGACGCACCGCTGAGCGCCAAGGGCCGTGCCGCCGTAAAGGCCAGCGGCTTCTACGGCAAGTGGCTGCCCACGCTGGCCGTAGGAAAGGGCAGCGTGCCGACGTCGTACGCCGAGTTCGGTATCCTCGGCAAGCACCTGCGCTACGCCGAACGGGCCTCGCGCCGGCTCGCCCGGTCAACGTTCTACGGGATGGCCCGCTGGCAGGCGGGGCTGGAGCAGCACCAGGTGTTTTTGGGACGGATAGTGGACATCGGTGCGGAGATTTTCGCGATTTCCGCCTCCTGTGTCCGGGCCTTGGCTATCCGCCGGGAGGATCCGGCGGAGGGCCAGGGTGCCTTCGAGCTCGCGGATACATTCAGTGCCGAGTCCCGGGTGCGCATCGAATCGCTCTTTGACGAACTGTGGCGGAATTCGGACGACGCCGACCGGCAGCTCGCCAAGGGCGTCCTCGCCGGACGGTACACCTGGCTCGAGAAGGGTGTGCTTGACGCTTCCGAGGGCACCGGACCGTGGATCTCCGAAACGGCGCTCGGATCCGAGCCCAAGGAGAACCTGCACCGCTGGTACCGCTAAACCGCCGGTACCGCTGAGGTTCTGCCTGAGGTTCTGCCGGGTGGCCGGCAGGCGGCGTGACAGGCGGGGGCCGCTACCGCGCCTGGACCGTGCCCCGGCAGATCTGCACGTAGCGCGCCGCCAGTTCCTCCGGGCTGAGCGGACCGCCGGCCCGGTACCACTGGGCAACACCGGTGCACATGGTGGTGACCGCCCGGCTGGCGTCCTTGGGATACCGGGTAGCGAACCGGCCCAGCCGGGACCCTTCGGCCACGACGTCGTCCAGCAGCTTCTGCTGCCGGTCACGGGCGGCGATGTGGCCGGCGCGGGCGGGGCCTTCCAGGCTGCGGATCTCGCTGGCGGCAATAAAGGCGTGCTCCCAGCGGTAGGCATGGACCAGCACCAGGCATTCGACCAGCAGTGCAAACCGCGCCTCCACGTCTTCCCCGGCCTCGCGGAGCGCCGCGCTGCTGCGGGCGTAGAGGTCCGCCATCGCGGATTCCGCAATGCCCACCAACAATGCCTGCTTGGACGGATAGTGATGGTAGAGACCCGGGACCGAGAGTCCGGCATGGGTGGCAACGGTGCGGATGGCCGTGCCGTGGTAACCGTGCTCGACAAAGCAGTCCAGGGCCGCGCCCAGCAGGGGCGGCAGGGCGGGAACGGAGAAGTCGCGCCAGTTCGGCGGCGTCCCGGCGGCTGTCATGGCACCCTTTCGATGGATTCTCCGGCACTCTGTGACTCTTGACACAGCTGCGGTGTCTCCATCAGACTACCCATACCGAGCGGTCGCTCGGTAGTTGATGACGGAAGTTGGCGGAGCAGATGACGGAACAGACACCGGAGCAGCACATACCCGGAACCGGCGCACGGTTGGAAGGCAAAACCGCCATTGTCACCGGCGCCAGCCGCGGTATCGGACTCGCCATCGCCCGCCGTCTGGCCGCCGAAGGCGCCCGCGTCTGCATCACCGCCCGCAATATCGGCCCGCTCAAGGAAGCTGCCGCCGAGTTCCCGGAAGGCAGCGTGCTGGTGGTTGCCGGCAAGTCCGATGACCCGGACCACCGCGCCGAGGTACTGGAGACGGTAACCCGCGCCTGGGGGCAGCTGGACATCCTGGTCAACAACGCCGGCGTTAATCCGGTCTACGGTCCGCTGACCGAGCTGGATCCGGCCGCCGGCCGGCGGATCCTGGACGTCAATCTGCTCGGCACGCTGGGCTGGGTACAGGACGTCTGTGCCTACGCGGCCCTGGATTTCACCGGCCGCGGCGGGGCCATCCTGAACCTCTCCTCCGTCTCCGCCCAGACCCCGGCGCACGGCATCGGGTTTTACGGCATCAGCAAGGCCGCGGTTGAACAGCTCACCCGGACCCTCGCCGTGGAACTGGCCCCCAGCGTGCGCGTTAACGCTCTGGCGCCCGCCGTCGTCAAAACACAGTTTGCCCGCGCCCTGTACGAGGGCCGGGAGGAAAAAGTCAGCGCCTCCTATCCCCTCAAACGGCTCGGCACCCCCGAAGACATTGCCGGCGCTGCGGCCTTCCTGGTCTCCGAGGACGCCGCCTGGATCACCGGGCAGATCCTGAACCTCGACGGCGGCCTGCTCGCGGCCGGTGGCTCAGCCTAAACGCCGCTGGTTCCGCATTCTCCCCCGCTTCCTTCGCCGCGTTCCCGCCGCGTTCCCCGCCAAACCCAAAGGACCCGCCATGAGCCCCGCATCCCTGCCCCCGGAGATCGAAGACCTGCGCCTGCGCACCCGTGACTTCATCCGCGGCACGGTGATGCCCGCAGAGCCGCGTCCCGGCGAGGTGGTGCCGGAGCCGCTGCTGAAGGAACTTCGCGAAGCCGCGAAGGCGGCCGGCGTCTTCGCCCCGCATGCACCGCGCGACTACGGCGGCCAGGGAGTGCCGCTGGAACACTGGTCCCCCATCTTCCAGGAGGCAGGCTACTCGCTGATCGGACCGTCCGCATTGAACTGCATGGCACCCGATGAAGGGAACATGCACATGCTGCACCTGATCGGCAGCGAGGAGCAGAAGCGGCGCTATCTCGCCCCGCTGGTCGCCGGGGATGCCCGCTCCTGCTTCGGCATGACCGAGCCCCATCCCGGCGCCGGATCCGATCCGGCGGCCCTGCGCTCCCGTGCGGAGAAAGTCGACGGCGGCTGGCGGATCACCGGCCACAAACGCTTTACCAGCGGGGCCAACAACGCCACCTTCTGCATCGCCATGGTCCGCACCGATGCCGTGGACGGCGCACCCGCCGGAGCCACCATGCTGCTGGTGGATATGGACGCCCCCGGGGTACGGATCGGCGAGCAGCTGCACACCATGGACCGGGCCATCGGCGGCGGACATCCGCACGTGCATTTCGAGGACGTCTTTGTGCCCGACGGCGCCGTCCTCGGCGCGCCGGGCGAAGGCTTCCGCTACGCACAGGTACGCCTGGGCCCGGCACGCCTTACCCACTGCATGCGCTGGCTCGGCCTGGCCCGCCGCTCCCTGGACATAGCCCTGGACCGCACCAACCGGCGCGAGATCTTCGGCTCCGTCATGAACGAACTCGGCCTGGCGCAGGAAATGATCGCCCAGTCAGTCATTGACATTGAAACCTCCGACGCCATCATCACCAAGACCGCCGCCCTGCTGGAGGCCGATGCCAAGGCGGGCTCCGCCCTGTCCTCCGTGGCCAAGGCACACACCTCCGAGGCGGTCTACCGCGTGATCGACCGCAGCCTGCAGCTCTGCGGCGGCGACGGCGTCACCGACCGGCTGCCCCTGGCCTCCTACCTCAACGAGGTGCGGGCGTTCCGCATTTACGACGGCTCCAATGAAACCCACAAGTGGGCCATTGCCCGCCGGGCCTCGTCCGGCCGCCGCCGCGAGGTGGAGCACGGCGCCCCCTATCTTGCCGACGTCACGGACGCGGCCGGTCCCGCGGCCGGCAGCACACTGACCGACGACGCCGCGTTCCCCGCCGATGCGAAAGCCTGAACCCATGCACACCACCCCTGACGGCACCGAAGTAGTAGCCACCCGCGCCGAGGCAGAGGCTCTGGCATCCCCGCCGCTGCTGATCCTCGACGAAGTCACCGCGTTTTTCGACACCCACGGTCTTGGCGCCGGGCCACTGGCCTGGGCCTCCATTGGCGACGGGCAGTCCAACGTCACCTACCGGATCCGGCGCGGCAATGAAGACTTTGTGCTGCGCCGCGGCCCGCGTCCGCCGCTGCCGCGCTCCACCCATGACATGGTCCGCGAGGCACGGATCCAGCAGCTGCTGCGCGTGCAGGGCGTACCCGTGCCGGAAATCCTGGCCGTCTGCGAGGACGAGTCGGTGCTCGGCGTGCCCTTCTACGTTATGAACTACCTCGACGGGCTGGTCATCACCAACACCATTCCGCCCGCCCTCTCCTCGCCGGAGGACCGCCGGGCCACCAGCGCCGCCGTCGTCGACGCGCTGGTCCGCATCCACTCAGTGGACGTGAGCAGCGGGGATCTGGCCGGTTTCGGCAAACCCGAGGGATACCTCAGCCGCCAGGTGTCCCGGTTCTCTTCCCTCT from Arthrobacter zhangbolii includes the following:
- a CDS encoding NAD(P)/FAD-dependent oxidoreductase — encoded protein: MSEAAGPASVAVVGGGIAGFSAVRELRRRGYAGTLQLVDPDGLPYDRPPLSKAFLAGSLDRERLQLAPARWYADNGVELLAESVCKLNPGSAESVLTLSSGQEQAADVVLLATGARARRLPLPGMDLPGVLTLRTAGDAGQLRALMGPEARLVILGAGLIGAETAATARGLGAEVTLVDPAELPFERAVGPEMAGYLHGLHAAHGTGYVRGRAVGIAADGRALSVDLEDGRRLTATAVLVAVGGEPVTALAEDAGLEVDGGILVDRAGRTSHPRVFAAGDSARLRGGGSLSGRHFEHWDAARRTGEAAAAGILADAPPAPGADWFWSDRYGVHLEVAGSLSVPGRTILRGAPGPGFMTFRVADDGTLAGVAAVDAGTSVRAARRLIESGRAVDPAALADAGADLRRMARARP
- a CDS encoding TIGR03085 family metal-binding protein is translated as MAWVETERAQLVRTLRETDPFAPTLCEGWDVRRLLAHLVLREHAPWRIAADVARRPKPGQEKNLGAEANAAGTPQGYAALVDRFAAGPGRLSPFRTDAANLVEYVIHHEDIRRGAGAAAARQLPAGQQQALWKQLGMMARMGYRSSPVGVELALPGFGRRRVKAGSPSVLVSADVVELALHAMGRRAAANVSIEGGGDAVRAFREWAAR
- a CDS encoding SDR family oxidoreductase, translated to MTEQTPEQHIPGTGARLEGKTAIVTGASRGIGLAIARRLAAEGARVCITARNIGPLKEAAAEFPEGSVLVVAGKSDDPDHRAEVLETVTRAWGQLDILVNNAGVNPVYGPLTELDPAAGRRILDVNLLGTLGWVQDVCAYAALDFTGRGGAILNLSSVSAQTPAHGIGFYGISKAAVEQLTRTLAVELAPSVRVNALAPAVVKTQFARALYEGREEKVSASYPLKRLGTPEDIAGAAAFLVSEDAAWITGQILNLDGGLLAAGGSA
- a CDS encoding acyl-CoA dehydrogenase family protein, translated to MSPASLPPEIEDLRLRTRDFIRGTVMPAEPRPGEVVPEPLLKELREAAKAAGVFAPHAPRDYGGQGVPLEHWSPIFQEAGYSLIGPSALNCMAPDEGNMHMLHLIGSEEQKRRYLAPLVAGDARSCFGMTEPHPGAGSDPAALRSRAEKVDGGWRITGHKRFTSGANNATFCIAMVRTDAVDGAPAGATMLLVDMDAPGVRIGEQLHTMDRAIGGGHPHVHFEDVFVPDGAVLGAPGEGFRYAQVRLGPARLTHCMRWLGLARRSLDIALDRTNRREIFGSVMNELGLAQEMIAQSVIDIETSDAIITKTAALLEADAKAGSALSSVAKAHTSEAVYRVIDRSLQLCGGDGVTDRLPLASYLNEVRAFRIYDGSNETHKWAIARRASSGRRREVEHGAPYLADVTDAAGPAAGSTLTDDAAFPADAKA
- a CDS encoding MarR family winged helix-turn-helix transcriptional regulator, translated to MMQNEGDWEPVRLLSTAARLVRRQVDNKLRAVGLTQERVTVLRVLLVDGPMRRAELARRLRVTAQTLGTALVSMAGQGLVEEVAIAAGKSGRLMAISERGQKLLADAENLEQDNSTVGIGPELRAELITLIRSLEPGATTQEAMVLRPESVGNGSSPTVPAGEQAGPG
- a CDS encoding TetR/AcrR family transcriptional regulator; translated protein: MTAAGTPPNWRDFSVPALPPLLGAALDCFVEHGYHGTAIRTVATHAGLSVPGLYHHYPSKQALLVGIAESAMADLYARSSAALREAGEDVEARFALLVECLVLVHAYRWEHAFIAASEIRSLEGPARAGHIAARDRQQKLLDDVVAEGSRLGRFATRYPKDASRAVTTMCTGVAQWYRAGGPLSPEELAARYVQICRGTVQAR
- a CDS encoding phosphotransferase family protein, translated to MHTTPDGTEVVATRAEAEALASPPLLILDEVTAFFDTHGLGAGPLAWASIGDGQSNVTYRIRRGNEDFVLRRGPRPPLPRSTHDMVREARIQQLLRVQGVPVPEILAVCEDESVLGVPFYVMNYLDGLVITNTIPPALSSPEDRRATSAAVVDALVRIHSVDVSSGDLAGFGKPEGYLSRQVSRFSSLWEVNTMRTLPDVARIGGWLADNVPDSQAAAVLHGDYRPGNLMFAPQSPARVIAILDWEMSAIGDPLADLGYLTATYSEPGSESTPLELTGVTRHPGYFTREDVISAYRERMDLDLTALPWYQALALWKASIFCEAIYTRWLKGERPHDTVFGPSLEEGVPQLLRTAAQFAGLDRAAL
- a CDS encoding iron-siderophore ABC transporter substrate-binding protein; translated protein: MALSRMRRAAAAAAVAVLSLSACSTGASGENESTGSAAAADQFPVTIEHAFGETVIEEAPERVAAVSWANAETALALGVVPVGMPLIEFGGNEQGTTPWIDEALEELDAPIGSDNAPAQYSEADGIAFDDVAATNPDVILAAYSGLSQEDYDKLAKIAPVVAYPDAAWGTSWQDTARMTGQALGLSDKADELVAETEKSITDKAAEYPQLEGKTFIYGNLAPGAENGVYTALDNRPRFMESLGLTQAPVVAENSKGDEFYIPWSDENLNQLDSDIFVSWVASEEVADSIASDPLLSQIPAAKKGSLVADADATRVFSTSAINVLSIPYALDNVVPMIADAATAADNAK
- a CDS encoding acyl-CoA dehydrogenase family protein, which produces MSATDIQDAQDAGRNGSARKIKDRVVTEQDARNATEAARDTGESRPSFAKGIYLGNYNLDLIRSLPDADPDEEARAELFLEALTEYCRTLDGRLIERTGVIPDEYLRGLADLGVFGIKIPRRYGGLGLSLLHYGRALMILGTVHPSMGALVSAHQSIGVPEPVKVFGNDAQKEEYLPRCAAGAVTAFLLTEPDVGSDPARLRTTAIPSEDGSEYIIDGVKLWTTNGVIAELVVVMAAVPPHGGNKGGISAFVVEMSSPGITVENRNNFMGLRGIENGVTRFTNVRVPAANRLGREGQGLKIALTTLNTGRLSIPAMCAAAGKWSLKIARGWAGAREQWGRPIGRHEAVAKKLAYIASTSFALEAVFELSAELADAGTKDIRIEAALAKLWASEMAYNIADELVQVRGGRGFETADSLAARGERAVPAEQQLRDLRINRVFEGSTEIMHLFIAREAVDAHLTAAGDLAVADAPLSAKGRAAVKASGFYGKWLPTLAVGKGSVPTSYAEFGILGKHLRYAERASRRLARSTFYGMARWQAGLEQHQVFLGRIVDIGAEIFAISASCVRALAIRREDPAEGQGAFELADTFSAESRVRIESLFDELWRNSDDADRQLAKGVLAGRYTWLEKGVLDASEGTGPWISETALGSEPKENLHRWYR
- a CDS encoding bifunctional 3-phenylpropionate/cinnamic acid dioxygenase ferredoxin subunit; translation: MSEGIRVADVDEISEGEALVVDAEKAGTADDIAVFHSDNGRFYALNDTCTHEEASLAEGWIEGDEVECPIHSARFCLRTGEALCLPAMVNAKAHRVEVREDQVWLYPNETPQDA